Proteins from a single region of Azospira inquinata:
- a CDS encoding ABC transporter ATP-binding protein, giving the protein MLDVWNLECGYGGTPVLGPLSFSLQGGELLCLLGPNGVGKTTLFKTVLGLLRPLGGGVFLEGESVSRWSRQRFARQVGYVPQAHTPPFPFKVLDVVAMGRVAHLGPFAAPSREDMERAAAALAQFDMGYLADATYTEISGGERQLVLIARALVQEPRLLVMDEPTSNLDFGNQTRVLSHIRRLTVDRGLGVILTTHHPNHALLYASRTLVLGRGGRYALGTPAEVITAPYLRETYGVEAAILDLDQPPGPARRFCVPLVAEA; this is encoded by the coding sequence ATGCTGGATGTGTGGAATTTGGAATGCGGCTACGGCGGGACGCCCGTACTGGGCCCCCTGTCCTTTTCCCTCCAGGGCGGGGAACTGCTCTGCCTCCTGGGCCCCAATGGGGTGGGCAAAACCACCCTGTTCAAAACCGTACTGGGGCTGCTCCGGCCCTTGGGAGGCGGTGTGTTTCTGGAGGGGGAATCCGTCAGCCGCTGGTCCCGCCAGCGCTTTGCCCGCCAGGTGGGCTATGTGCCCCAGGCCCATACCCCGCCCTTTCCCTTCAAGGTGCTGGATGTGGTGGCCATGGGCCGGGTGGCCCATTTGGGCCCCTTCGCCGCCCCCTCCCGGGAAGATATGGAACGGGCCGCCGCCGCCCTGGCCCAGTTCGACATGGGCTATCTGGCGGACGCCACCTACACGGAAATCAGCGGCGGCGAACGGCAGCTGGTGCTCATTGCCCGGGCCCTGGTCCAGGAACCCCGGCTGCTGGTCATGGATGAACCCACCTCCAATCTGGATTTCGGCAACCAGACCCGGGTCCTGAGCCACATCCGGCGCCTTACGGTGGACCGGGGCCTGGGGGTGATTCTGACCACCCACCATCCCAACCATGCCCTGCTTTACGCCTCCCGCACCCTGGTGCTGGGGCGGGGCGGACGTTACGCCCTGGGCACCCCGGCGGAGGTGATTACGGCGCCCTACCTGCGGGAAACCTACGGGGTGGAGGCGGCCATTCTGGATCTGGATCAGCCGCCGGGCCCGGCCCGGCGTTTTTGCGTGCCTCTGGTGGCAGAAGCCTGA